In Metopolophium dirhodum isolate CAU chromosome 7, ASM1992520v1, whole genome shotgun sequence, one genomic interval encodes:
- the LOC132949051 gene encoding F-box/LRR-repeat protein 4-like, with translation MSVSGQLQTTTQNMDDTEKSCPKCVFDRLPPEMIRFIFRKQSTDDLLQASATTDRLYRVAQHHMYASEGALLVRGGQDTAATVTRTFDVRNVTSLYLVDVYDFDRDVPRQLRRCDDDSEDVGEDGGKDGSEDGGEDSGEHTSDEDDDDDDNDNELSDKFRDGRRSSALDVLHVGYGRDVSYTNLPVDGLRRLLSGVRARRVCFSNVVMTADDVADAVSAMLEARDDADAVIVNDNSDVVVNDNNDVVVNENNDNDDDYGDDDDDGSDSGDGGEDIDSRPPVLRCSHDRADDNRVMELMDAVERTCAGLLSEFRVTIRRPAPHAYAVYPMSRCGSVASVNDWDDTATAANAASTVAAETPEDLLALTAADCSGLGPAAYRRLAPACRRLRRLTMKAARQVDDDGFVAVAGMPSLQHLDMEGMSEVTSDGLLSGLVSATGLQSLGLADCPYVTDDVLRRVGEMRQLRNLRLDLTDCDKTTAAGVTDMLSGCERLRELDLTLPLNADYVAAAAFASHLDHLRTFRLTFERLSFQDHLDDQPTNADWQQSLAAGFRDDVEFSVRQTFTKITVTVD, from the exons ATGTCGGTCAGCGGCCAGCTCCAGACTACAACACAAAACATGGACGATACGGAAAA ATCGTGTCCGAAATGCGTGTTCGACCGTCTGCCGCCAGAAATGATCCGGTTCATATTTCGAAAGCAGTCAACGGACGATCTTCTGCAGGCGTCGGCCACCACCGACCGGTTGTACCGAGTGGCCCAGCACCACATGTACGCGTCAGAAGGTGCGCTGCTCGTGCGCGGTGGCCAGGACACGGCGGCCACCGTGACGCGGACGTTCGACGTGCGGAACGTAACGTCACTGTACCTGGTGGACGTTTACGACTTTGACCGGGACGTGCCCCGACAACTGCGGCGATGCGACGACGACAGTGAAGACGTCGGTGAAGACGGTGGTAAAGACGGCAGTGAAGACGGCGGTGAAGACAGCGGTGAACATACTAGCGATGaggatgacgacgacgacgacaacgacaacgAACTTAGTGACAAATTCCGCGACGGCCGAAGGTCGTCTGCGTTGGACGTGTTGCACGTGGGCTACGGTCGGGACGTCAGTTACACCAACCTGCCGGTCGACGGTCTGCGCCGGTTGTTGTCCGGCGTCCGTGCCCGGCGGGTGTGCTTCAGCAACGTTGTGATGACGGCCGACGACGTAGCCGACGCGGTGTCTGCTATGCTCGAGGCCCGCGATGACGCGGACGCTGTAATTGTCAATGACAACAGTGACGTAGTCGTTAATGACAACAATGATGTGGTCGTCAATGAGAACAATgacaacgacgacgactacgGCGACGATGACGATGACGGTAGTGACAGCGGCGACGGTGGTGAGGACATCGACAGCCGGCCGCCGGTGCTCAGGTGCTCGCACGACCGCGCAGACGACAATCGAGTGATGGAACTCATGGACGCCGTCGAGCGCACCTGCGCCGGTCTGTTGTCCGAGTTCAGGGTGACGATCCGGCGACCGGCGCCGCACGCGTACGCCGTCTACCCGATGTCCCGGTGCGGGAGCGTGGCCTCCGTCAACGACTGGGACGACACGGCCACCGCCGCAAACGCCGCGTCCACCGTGGCCGCTGAGACGCCCGAAGACCTGCTCGCGCTCACCGCGGCCGACTGTTCCGGGTTGGGCCCAGCCGCGTACAGGCGGTTGGCTCCGGCGTGTCGCCGGTTGCGCCGGTTGACCATGAAGGCTGCGCGGCAAGTGGACGACGACGGGTTCGTGGCCGTGGCTGGAATGCCGTCGCTTCAACACCTCGACATGGAAGGCATGTCGGAAGTCACGTCTGACGGCCTGCTCAGCG GTCTCGTGAGCGCCACCGGACTGCAGTCGCTGGGTCTTGCCGACTGCCCGTACGTGACGGACGACGTTCTGCGCCGAGTCGGCGAGATGAGGCAGCTGCGTAACCTACGGCTGGACCTGACCGACTGCGACAAGACGACGGCGGCCGGCGTGACAGACATGCTGTCCGGCTGCGAACGACTCCGCGAGCTGGACCTGACGCTGCCGCTTAACGCCGACTACGTGGCCGCGGCCGCGTTCGCAAGTCACCTGGACCATCTGCGGACGTTCCGGCTGACGTTCGAGCGGCTATCGTTTCAAGACCACCTGGACGACCAGCCGACCAACGCTGATTGGCAACAATCGCTGGCCGCTGGTTTCCGTGACGACGTTGAGTTCAGCGTCCGGCAGACGTTCACCAAGATCACCGTGACGGTCGACTGA